Proteins encoded by one window of Neptunomonas phycophila:
- a CDS encoding DUF938 domain-containing protein: MLNFSEASERNKRPICQHLIPYFTDEMQLLEIGSGSGQHALYIADQLPQVFWQPSEQPQYVEALALNLEQYAPQNIATPIPLDVREEWPERTFNAIFSANTLHIMSWSCVQAFFAGAGRSLAPNGYLIVYGPFRYQNAFTSMSNQAFDQMLKARDPNSGIRDFEAINALANEAGFMLVADYEMPANNQLIIWQYTEQD, translated from the coding sequence ATGCTTAATTTTAGCGAGGCAAGCGAACGTAACAAACGGCCGATCTGTCAGCACTTAATACCTTACTTTACGGATGAGATGCAGCTACTTGAGATTGGTAGCGGGTCTGGTCAGCATGCACTGTATATTGCAGATCAGCTCCCTCAGGTATTCTGGCAGCCCAGTGAGCAGCCGCAGTATGTTGAAGCGCTCGCATTAAATCTTGAGCAATATGCTCCTCAAAATATTGCCACACCCATACCACTGGATGTGCGCGAAGAATGGCCAGAGCGAACATTCAATGCCATTTTCTCTGCTAATACGCTGCATATTATGTCGTGGTCGTGTGTGCAGGCTTTTTTTGCTGGAGCTGGGCGCAGCCTAGCGCCTAATGGATACTTGATTGTATATGGGCCATTTCGTTATCAAAATGCTTTCACCTCAATGAGCAATCAAGCATTTGACCAAATGCTTAAGGCTCGTGACCCTAATAGCGGTATTCGTGATTTTGAGGCTATAAATGCCTTAGCCAATGAAGCGGGCTTTATGCTGGTAGCGGATTATGAAATGCCGGCAAACAACCAACTCATTATCTGGCAATACACTGAGCAGGATTAA
- a CDS encoding acyl-CoA thioesterase: MESHTDIDSENVSDELTPTGELTLKLPASHAATNMFGDVYGGWVTSQAVLAAEMRAAVESEGRVATVSVGSLDFFSPVLVGTILGFYTDIIEMGRSSVRLRVEVWGRCPDGRALRKVTETECVIVAIDEDGHIRRAQYVTP; this comes from the coding sequence ATGGAAAGTCACACAGATATTGATTCGGAAAATGTCTCCGATGAGTTAACGCCCACAGGTGAGTTAACATTAAAGCTTCCGGCCAGTCATGCTGCTACCAATATGTTTGGTGATGTGTATGGAGGGTGGGTTACCTCTCAAGCGGTACTTGCCGCAGAAATGCGTGCGGCCGTTGAAAGCGAAGGACGTGTAGCAACCGTGTCTGTTGGCTCGCTGGATTTCTTCTCTCCAGTATTGGTTGGCACTATTTTGGGCTTTTACACCGATATTATCGAAATGGGACGGAGCTCAGTGCGTTTGCGGGTTGAGGTATGGGGACGTTGTCCCGATGGGCGAGCACTGCGCAAAGTCACGGAAACAGAATGTGTGATCGTCGCTATTGATGAAGATGGTCACATACGTCGTGCGCAATATGTGACGCCTTAA